The nucleotide window TATTCAAGTCTAAGCTATATTaatataaacttttttttttttaagttttagcTTCTTTATAGAAGTGTTTgatttgattatttatttttaatttttaatttaaaatatattttttaatttataagttaatttaaaaataaataattatttatatgataaaattatgtaaaattaactttttaaaattaactattaaatatTTAGTGTTTGGTTAAAGTATACTTAAAAAgaacttaatttattaaaataactaaaatgaatatataattaaatagtgTGATTGTTAAGATGAGGATaaagttaatattttaaaaaattatttagataatataattttttacttgataaagaataattttaaaataagtagataaattaaaaatgaaaataccttatttataattttttaatttattttaaataattttttttaatttataaatcaagTCAAATACTAATCTCCTTATATTTAAAAGACTTATAAGCTGATTACGTGAAAAATGTCTTAAACTAATCAGTAAAGTTAAGAAATAAATGTGGCAGGTCCATGTAAGAGGCATGGAATAGTTGCTAGTTgcttggtctggtcagcagaaGTCACCCACGAAACAAGGAAAGGCTGACGGCTTTGTGGTCAATGTCACAATTTGGCCCAGTGGTAAAGCCATTAGAACAGCGAAAATGTAGAGATATTAATTCGAATTTAGACATTTATATCATTAAACTAACCTTTATTGATATTTTGGTAGAATATTTAGAAAAATATCTTTAAAAGTTTTCAGAATGGGGCCTTAAATGCCACTTGGCATGCACGCAGTTGGTCTATCATCTTGCTTAGAGTAGCGTCGGAGGAGCCACCTTCCTGCACTGCTCCCCTAGCCACTCGTCCAAGGGCTTGTGCTCTCTCCCTTGCATTCCTTCCCTTTTCTCCTCCCATCAACTCCCTCACTCCCTCACATATCGCTTCCCGCGAAACAATAACCAGCTCAGAAGAACCacacttcttctcccttttcacACTAACCCCCGCTCCTAGTCCATCTACTATGAGCTTCGCATTCAAAGATTGTTCAGCGATCATAGGCCAAGCTAAAATTGGCACTCCAGTTGAGACACTTTCTAGCACTGAATTCCAACCACAATGACTCAAGAACCCTCCTATTGCACGCTGAGATAATATCTTTGGTTGATCAACCCATTCTTTAATGATCAAACCTTTGCCTTTTATCTTCTCCTCCATGCCCACAGGCAAAGTCCATGCCTTTGAACGGACCACCCAAACAAAAGGAAACCCTGAATCCTTTAACCCAAAGGCCACCTCATTTAGTTGAGTATCTGATATATCAGCTTGTGTACCAAAGGAGACATATATCACAGAATCTGGAGTTTGCTCAACTAGCCACTGCATCAACATTGAGGAATTGCTTTTGTCAAGATCTTCCATTTTTTCATGCAAATACAGAGGTCCGACGCACCAAGCTTTAGCTCCATTATAGAAAGATTCGAAACATGGGATGTGACTTCTTTCTAGCTCTTCAAAACTATTAACAACAACACCCCAGCTATTAGCGTCGGCTTCACCCACCTCTTCAATGAGTTGAGAAAATGGATCATCATGATTTTGTATGTTAATTGTCTCAGGCAAATCTGCACTTGTCAAAGTGAACGGAAGCTTCATACCAGGCAAATTTAAAGGATCAAAAACTGACTTGGCTTTTAAGTGTGGTTGATGTACCCAGACAGATTTGATAATGGCCATAGATAAAACACCCATGCCGTGAAAGACCAGCCTTGGGACACCAAGTTCTCGGCAAACAGCAAGCGTCCATCCTAGAAAGAAATCTGAAATAACACATAGAGGAGGGGTCTGGGATTCCAGCATGGTTTCAAGGATATTTTGGAAGGGCTTTCGAAGTTGTTTGGTGACGTTGACAAAAGGAAGGTGGAATTCCATGGAGGGAAGTTGAGAGGTGTTCTCACAACCTTTAGGGAGGCCATCAATGGTGGGAAATGGGATTTCAATAAGATATACATGAGGGTAAGAAGAAATGTAGTTTAAGATCGACTTAGCATTTCCTGGAGTAGTAATGATGCTTACTTTGATGTGTTGGCGAGAAAGAGCTTTTGAGAGGTCCAGCAAGGGGAGAATATGGCCTTGAGCCATGAAAGGAAAGATAACTACATGGTTTTTGAATGGTGAGGCCATTTCCTTCTCCATAGCTCTCTCTTGTCAAGATTCAGAGGGCAATATTGTTTTCTTCTGAATGTGTGGTACGTGATCTCGTTCATGGACAATAGGTGGCTTATATATACATACATGTGAGAGAAGAATAAAATTCATTATTTCACATAAGAAAAGAAAACTATTTctataatataaatagtgaatcACACATAATTATAAAAGATAATACATATACATTAAATTCACTTAATAATTTCTCATAAGCTAGAGACATACGCGTTTCTTATTGGACTTTGTACAAGGGAATGATAAATTGTGGAAACCACTTGTCTTGTTGCAATCGAGTCATTGCATAAAACGAATAAATAGTTATCATGTATCGTTGAATGTTCCAcacttaattaataaataaatgaaatattgTTTTTCCAAATAGATTGGCTAAAAGTCGGTCCAAATATTGAATTTGAATATTCTATATTCATGATAAATAGCAATTAattatttatcaaataaaaaaaaatatttagtgtCTCGCAGGCTCGCGATAGCAATACTAAATATGAACTTAATTATCTGATTACAACGTAACATCATGTATCGAAGAAATGACAGGCTTGATTATATTATTGTCGGcgcattaattatattaatacatAATGCAAGTTTAAATATCATTAGCTCATGGCTTTGAGGCATGTTATGGAATGTATATTAAGGATGCACATTATTTATTCAAGGGTTAATTTGACTCgtaaaattgaatttaattttatcaatgGTTTCGGAACTTAAATGAttgtattaatatatattttttaatttttatattataaaaattattaaattttaattttaatattattaaaattattatcatCAGTTATCATTAGTTTatcagttaatttttttttattaaattttacttATCATATCTCAACTTGATATATAATGATCATctccttaattttaatttgtatgATAAacatttttaaacttcaatttaatatttttttaatattttttaaaatttttttaataaaaaatattcataataaataataatatataattatataatttttcttttagtttaaaatttaaaattttaatttattttcaacaTATTTGAAATAAAACTCATAGTTAGAAAAAGTATAATATTTTTatgaatatttataattaattaattatttaatttattttattaaaatttatgtaaatacttttttaaagaaaaataaataatattattttttcttgtatTACTTTTTAATTCGATTTTAGGTTGATATCTAAAGGAAGATATCTCATTTATCTTAattcctttaattttattttaatgcgagagaaatttaataatatttattattttactttattttaatgatattcaaactgtaattttatttttttttttaaagagcaAAAGGGATGAATTGGGTAtgaatgattttcttttttttttttatataggtaGATATTATATATAGTTTTTGTCCTTCACTCTTATATTAGCAAAATAACATTATATTCActcttaaattattatttagcacATTCCATATTGAAAATTATTTACatgttaaattaaaatataaaaatttttataatacaaattaaaattaaaagatatttgtaATACATTAATTTAAGTTGAgggataataaataaaatttagctataaattaacctgtaaattaataattacatgtcataaaattttaatgatattcaaattgaaaatttataaatttttgtgacATAGATCAAAGTAGAAAAATATTACTAATATAATTACTTAAATTAATGGTCAGCAGATGAAATTAACCTGTGACCAAAAATGATAATAAGATGATTAAAAGAAAAGGGACTTAGCAAAttagcaaaaaaaattaaatcattaaaaataatttgattGAAATATAGGGATTTGCAGCAAAAGTATCTCATTCTGATTTCCGCCAAGGAAAAGTAATAGTCAAATGTGGCGGGCAAGCCACTTAATTCAGTGTGTGGATAGATTACTCATTGCAttgactacatatgactttggcCTTCAATAATTAAGTCAAGTTACTTTAATACTTTTctcacaaaaaaaaaacaaagaaaaggttaCTTTAATACTAGACCCAACCTTCAATTGTCCAAACCGAGGCAAGACGGCAAAGCACAAAtaagttattttaatttttacccATTTTTTGCGTTTTcctaactttttcttttttctaattaaatttaatattctcataaatttaaaatataaatatatttattttatttattttaattacatataaattttattatatattttatattttaaattcatatttttaatatatatatatagacacacttAGATGGTTCatctttttaatattattaattattaattatatatttatatttttttatattaatatcaattatcaacagaTATTtactttttatataatatttatttaatattatattaacaCATATTTTATATgtccttatatatatattaaaaaaatgtcataattcaaaaatttttgaaatatgtaataaatataatttttattcatattaacTATATCCTGTATGTACtatctataaaataaattattaattatatatatatatatattaaaaatatatttatattaaatttattatattttttaagataaaattattaagtaTTGTCTAATACCAATAACAAAATTAGTCATTTTATTCATGCATTACACGaattatttattactttaattatataaatttatatgtatttttgtattttatatttttataattgtatttttacttaattataattttattttaaatgtggataaataaataagttaattaatatattatttttaaattgtgaACAAATGCTAGCTATGATTTTTATACTTTATAGACATTAAATGATttcaaattctaaattttttataGTAACATCTATTTTTTGAATCATAATATATACTTATGCACACAAATAGATGAGATTTGataaacaatttatcaaacttaaATATCaagattttgaaaaaaaaaattaaaaatataattatataaagaacaattaaattaCCAAAATCACTTAAATGAGAGAAATTTTTATAAGCAATAGATATTCAATATCCAACAAAGGTAAGAAAaggatttaataaattttattaaattttaaaatttaaaatttaataaataatagattatttgtatttttttaattgtttcaTTTATACATATTAtcggataaaaataaaataaaatcaatattcaATATCTTTctttaatatgaattttaaaatttaaaagaataaaataactcaaagtaaattttaaataatcattATCTCTATATCCTTATTTATATATCAATTATTCAATATCTTTTATCACATGACAtatcaatattttaaaatttatagattttcaatatcttattttttaaaataaaattattatttttaattatggcATATGTCAATCAATTATGAGCCCAAGTGTTAACCATTTTGAGTATTTAGGtttcacacacacatatatattagataagctttaacttaaAGGTATTTGAATTGTCTTTGAAGATATAAGATTTTGAGTTTCATTTTTATCTAAGACTCTGagccaaacaaaaaaaaaaatcatgtgttTAGGAAAAAACTTAGAAGCAAAAATTAGAGATCCAACTACTAATTGCAAACAAAAAGGGAAATAGAACACGTTGTACATGTTTATGAGGCTAATGGAGAGTCAGAGACCTACTCAATCTGTAACAAGTAACAGCCTACTATCTATCCCCTTgttaatttcttcttttttttctctaaTGAGTAATGACTAATCCTAAACTACATAATTCATTTTAgatcaattttctttttatttagctTCCATGAACACTCCCTTCATATCTCTTTCTGCACCACTTGTAAGTTTGCTCTCTCTTCTACGTATTAGTATGATAGTTTTCTATGTTTTTCCTTTCACTTTGTTATGCATTAGCATCAGATGAGTAAGAGGATGTTTGAtcatagattttttttatttaaatttgatttaacaTGAACTTAATATAAAAACATGTGAATTTCACTTATTTTATATGCGTCTCATTTATGGCAAATCCGATATAAGTGAAAATTTTCTACTTGATTATACtgtagaaaaattaaaatttccagtTTGATTTTTACGTGCCTGTGTTCTTTTGATGTAAAAGAGAGTTGAGAATTGTAAGACTAGGTATAATGATTTAATTGTTCATGTATCAAGCGTTATTCAATTCATTTATTATAATTTACATTACTTGAGAAATATATATATGCAGAGGATGGGTTTCCTAAATCCAAGATTTCTAATATTAATTTGTATGCAGTGTCCACAATAAACAAAGAAAGCATGTCTTCTGATCCTACTCCATATGAACCAAAAAAGATCCTCATAACTGGAGCAGCTGGTTTTATAGCATCTCATGTGACTAATAGGTTGATCAAGAACTATCCTGGATACAAGATTGTCGCACTGGACAAGCTAGATTGCTGCTCTAATCTCAAGAACCTCACTCCATGTAGATCCTCTCCAAACTTCAAAATTGTGAAGGGTGATATTGCAAGTGCAAATCCTGTGAATCACCTATTGATAGCTGAAGATATAGATACTATTATGCACTTTGCTGCCCAAACCCATGTCGATAATTCCTTTGAAAACTCCTTTGAATTCACCACCAACAACATTTATGGTACTCATGTACTTGTTGAAGCCTGCAAAGTCACCAAGCGAATCAGGAGGTTCATTCATGTTAGTACTGATGAAGTTTATGGTGAAACTGATATGGAGACTGACATCGGCAATCCTGAGGCTTCTCAACTGCTGCCTACGAACCCTTACTCTGCAACAAAAGCTGGGGCAGAAATGCTTATCATGGCTTATCATTGATCTTATGGCCTTCCTACAATTACTAAAAGAGGCAATAATGTGAATGGCCCTAACCAATGCCCAGAAAAGCTTATCCCAAAATTCATTCTCCTTGCTATGAAAGGCTAGCAATTGCCCATCCATGGTAATGGGTCAAATGTGAGAAGCTATCTACATTGTCAGGATGTTGCAGAGGCATTGGATGTGATACTTCATAAAGGGGTGATTGGACATGTGTATAATATTGGTACCAAGAAGGAGAGACGAGTCCTAGATGTTGCAGGGGACATTTGTAAGCTTTTTGGATTAGATGCTAAAAAGGCTATAAAATTCATTCAAGATAGACCTTTCAATAATCAGAGATATTGCTTGGATGATCAGAAGCTCAAGAAGCTTGGGTGGCAAGAAAGGACTCCTTGGGAAGAAGGGCTAAAGATGACAAAGGAGTGGTAATTGGTGGGGTGATGTATCTGCTGCTCTTCATCCACATCCTCGTATTTCGTTGATAGTTCATTTTAATGAAGATGCATGGTTATCGGAGAATGGATGTATGAGTGAGGGTGAGAAAAGTTGGAGTTCAGGACTGAAGTTCTTGATATATGGAAGGACTGGTTGGATAGGGGGGTTACTGGGGAAGCTTTGTACTAAAAGGGGCATTAATTTTGAATATGGCACAGGAAGATTACAAGACAGGAGGTCAATCATGGAGGATATAATGAGAGTAAGGCCTACTCATGTGTTTAATGCTGCTGGTGTTACTGGAAGACCTAATGTTGATTGGTGTGAATCACACAAGGTGGAAACAATTAGGACTAATGTGGTAGGAACCCTAACTTTAGCAGATGTTTGCAAAGAGAATAATCTATTGATGATAAACTTTGCAACTGGTTGCATATTCGAGTATGATAAGGAGCATCCACAAGGCTCAAGCATTGGGTTCAAGGAGAAGGACAAGCCTAATTTTATAGGTTCCTTCTACTCCAAGACTAAGGCCATGGTAACAACTACTAACCTAAACTTCTTACCTTATATAGTCTTTCATATGTATGTACAGTGATTATCAATGGTGATGCAGGTGGAAGATCTATTAAAAGAATATGAGAATGTATGCACTTTGAGGGTTCGAATGCCAATTTCATCTGATCTCAGCAATCCCAGAAATTTCATCACAAAGATCAGTCGTTACAATAAGGTTGTGAACATACCCAATAGTATGACAGTGTTGGATGAGCTCTTGCCAATCTCAATCGAGATGGCAAAAAGAAATTGCAGAGGAATATGGAACTTCACCAATCCAAGGGTGATAAGCCTTAATGAGATATTAGAACTGTAGAAACAATAGATAGACCCTGAATTCAAATGGGTGAACTTCAATTTGGAAGAGCAGGCCAAGGTGATAATAGCACCAAGGAGTAATAATGAGTTGGATGCTTCAAAGTTGAAGAAGGAGTTTCCAAATATGTTGTCAATTAAAGATTCCATCATTAAGTATGTTTTCCAGGCCAACAAGAGGACATAATTTGCAGCTTTTGTAGTTTCTTTTTATGGAGAGAAAACTCTGCATCTACACTTTCACAAGAAGAGGGTGAGATATTTTGCACAAGGgcttatatattttcttttcttaatttcttTTGTTCTTTGTGGTTCTAGTTTCTTTTATAACTATAAAGGTTATTTTCATatcttaattaatcatttaagAAATATCTAAATAACTCCATTTTAAAATCTGTGCATTGTGTTAATGGAttaatttgatataaatttgaggTAATTAATTAGtgtattatgaaaaaaaaaagttcattaatagtagaagttttttttttataagcaaaaaattttattaatttaaatgccAAGaaatagacatacggaggctccagttagacaagtagagcacattaggttagaggatagaaataaaaaaaggggtagacctaaattgacttgaaggagagtagtacaacatgacttagaagtattacacatttatgaggatttaacccaaaatcgttcagagtggaaaaagcgaatctatatagccgatcccaaatttttgggataaaggtttagttgagttgagttgagttagatGCCAAGAAAAACTTAGCATGTGCGCTTCTAACTAAACTCAGGCTAACAGATTTATCATGTACACACAACCTATGAAGCGTATGATAGGCATGTGCAGTTTTCGGTGTGAactgaaaaatcgaaccgaaccgaaccatttTGGGTCAATCGGTTCAGTTTTTTAGTTTTATCAGTTCGATTTGATTTGAAACTTTTAATATGTTTGGTTTTTGATTCGGTTCAATTTTTTATCAGTTAAAACAGAAAAAACCGATTAAACCAAATAGTAAAATGGCCCAAATAATTTTTCAGCCCAAGATACATAAGCCCGgctcaaaaaataaaaattttaatattttcggTTTAATGTAATGGAATTGAATCGAACCGTTATTTTTCAATTTAGTTCAATTCTATTATTCTTAGGTgatcggttcagttcggtttataTTTTTAAGCGATTCAATTTTTCGATTTTTGGTATTCGGTTCGGTTCAGAACCGAACCAACCAAATGCTCTCCCTTAGCGTATGCAAAGTGAAAAAATCTGAATGAGGAAAACACTGAAAAGGGTACAAGACATCTAAAGccaaaacacataaaaaaaataataatctgATAAACAAAAAACAACAAATCCATtaaagaaaaatagatcaaacaaCATGGTTCAAGCTTAGAGGGATGGAACAAAATCCACTTAGCCACTTAACCCTTGTT belongs to Hevea brasiliensis isolate MT/VB/25A 57/8 chromosome 4, ASM3005281v1, whole genome shotgun sequence and includes:
- the LOC110657295 gene encoding UDP-glycosyltransferase 73B4-like, whose product is MEKEMASPFKNHVVIFPFMAQGHILPLLDLSKALSRQHIKVSIITTPGNAKSILNYISSYPHVYLIEIPFPTIDGLPKGCENTSQLPSMEFHLPFVNVTKQLRKPFQNILETMLESQTPPLCVISDFFLGWTLAVCRELGVPRLVFHGMGVLSMAIIKSVWVHQPHLKAKSVFDPLNLPGMKLPFTLTSADLPETINIQNHDDPFSQLIEEVGEADANSWGVVVNSFEELERSHIPCFESFYNGAKAWCVGPLYLHEKMEDLDKSNSSMLMQWLVEQTPDSVIYVSFGTQADISDTQLNEVAFGLKDSGFPFVWVVRSKAWTLPVGMEEKIKGKGLIIKEWVDQPKILSQRAIGGFLSHCGWNSVLESVSTGVPILAWPMIAEQSLNAKLIVDGLGAGVSVKREKKCGSSELVIVSREAICEGVRELMGGEKGRNARERAQALGRVARGAVQEGGSSDATLSKMIDQLRACQVAFKAPF